One Candidatus Fermentibacter sp. genomic window carries:
- the lptB gene encoding LPS export ABC transporter ATP-binding protein: MTTADLVKEYRKRRVVNGVSLTVGRGEIVGLLGPNGAGKTTTFYMIVGFIRPTGGSVSLDGRLITGLPMYRRARLGIGYLPQESSVFRKMSVADNLMSILETLRLRRSERIERRDRLMDALGITRLADQKAYTLSGGERRRVEIARALVTEPSFLLLDEPFAGIDPIAVAEIQGIVRNLSRSGLGVLITDHNVRDTLAITDRAYIMFDGRVLISGSAEALAEDPEARKIYLGERFRL; encoded by the coding sequence CTGACCACCGCCGACCTCGTGAAGGAGTACAGGAAGAGGCGCGTCGTGAACGGCGTGAGCCTCACCGTGGGCAGGGGGGAGATCGTCGGCCTGCTGGGCCCCAACGGCGCCGGCAAGACTACGACCTTCTACATGATAGTGGGCTTCATCAGGCCCACCGGCGGCTCCGTGAGCCTCGACGGAAGGCTGATCACCGGGCTGCCCATGTATCGCAGGGCGAGACTCGGGATCGGCTACCTCCCCCAGGAGTCGAGCGTGTTCAGGAAGATGTCCGTGGCCGACAACCTGATGAGCATCCTTGAGACGCTGCGCCTCAGGAGGTCCGAGAGGATCGAGAGGCGCGACAGGCTGATGGATGCTCTCGGCATCACGAGGCTGGCCGACCAGAAGGCATACACCCTCTCGGGCGGCGAGAGGCGCAGGGTCGAGATCGCCAGGGCCCTGGTCACGGAACCCTCGTTCCTCCTCCTCGACGAGCCGTTCGCGGGCATCGATCCCATAGCCGTCGCCGAGATCCAGGGCATCGTGCGGAACCTCAGCAGGTCGGGGCTCGGCGTGCTCATCACCGACCACAACGTCCGCGACACCCTGGCGATCACCGACCGTGCATACATCATGTTCGACGGGAGAGTGCTGATCTCCGGGTCCGCCGAGGCTCTCGCGGAGGACCCGGAGGCGCGCAAGATCTATCTCGGCGAGAGGTTCAGGCTCTGA